A genomic window from Vanessa tameamea isolate UH-Manoa-2023 chromosome 7, ilVanTame1 primary haplotype, whole genome shotgun sequence includes:
- the LOC113395716 gene encoding uncharacterized protein LOC113395716, which translates to MTADREKNCEKKVKIAELKLNKILNKIDAINLNNYFISNLNIPGSNSKIKCLTLCVGLKKYFTLALIVVSIIGYWWIYSGALITGCFVKLPEQSKSLFRSPEDCSMCINVNDVTRLANISAEEFEDLYAYNTKPVIVTDATKDWEALEKFNFNFFADFYRNTKMGRKINDCFYFAYKSGLNSLSEVFSMDEMRANLSGDPWYVGWSTCYEEETKTLRKYYNRPYFLPRTAESDMVDWIFMGGPGQGAHMHVDSVRHVSWQAQVRGRKRWQLAPPPECLYACVPLAFTVHSGEILVVDTNRWYHKTNVLPGDISITIGAEYD; encoded by the exons ATGACTGCTGATCGAGAAAAAAATTGTgagaaaaaagttaaaatagcagaattgaaactaaataaaatattaaataaaatcgacgCAATAaaccttaataattattttatttcgaatttaaatattccGGGTAGtaacagtaaaattaaatgtcttACTTTATGTGTTGGCTTAAAAAAGTACTTTACGTTGGCGTTAATTGTAGTATCCATTATAGGGTATTGGTGGATATACTCAGGAGCATTAATAACA GGGTGCTTTGTCAAATTACCCGAGCAATCCAAGTCTTTGTTCCGGTCACCAGAGGATTGTTCGATGTGCATAAACGTTAATGACGTCACGCGACTCGCAAACATAAGCGCCGAGGAATTCGAAGACTTGTACGCGTACAACACAAAGCCTGTTATTGTCACAGATGCTACGAAAGATTGGGAAGCGCTAGAG aaattcaatttcaattttttcgCTGATTTCTACCGAAATACAAAAATGGGTAGAAAAATCAACGATTGCTTCTACTTCGCTTACAAATCTGGTTTGAACTCATTAAGCGAGGTATTCAGCATGGATGAGATGCGAGCTAATCTCTCTGGTGACCCGTGGTACGTGGGCTGGAGTACGTGCTATGAGGAAGAGACCAAAACGTTACGAAAGTATTACAACAGACCATACTTCTTGCCCAGGACGGCTGAGAGCGATATGGTAGATTGGATTTTTATGGGAGGTCCAGGGCAAGGAGCTCATATGCAT GTGGACTCAGTGCGGCACGTGTCGTGGCAGGCGCAGGTGCGCGGCCGCAAGCGCTGGCAGCTCGCGCCGCCGCCCGAGTGTCTGTACGCGTGCGTGCCGCTCGCCTTCACCGTGCACTCGGGCGAGATAT TGGTAGTAGACACGAACCGCTGGTACCACAAAACAAACGTGCTTCCCGGAGACATCAGTATTACCATAGGAGCAGAGTACGATTAG